The Chryseobacterium aureum genome contains a region encoding:
- a CDS encoding carboxylesterase family protein produces MNLKINHLLFLLLPFSLQTNAQEIKAELNKEIKRQEKMSYILDYPKNTKGNVPLIVFLHGSGERGTNLDMVKAHSPFTYKNLIKEPVAILAPQCPEGMWWDTVTVYNLIQEIQKKYKIDASRIYLTGLSMGGWGTLKLAMEHPEMFAAVASVCAPTDQIMTANIQQFKDLNMKIFHGGMDDIVLPANAFNFYQKLHPVNPTAELVIFPNDNHNSWDSTYSNPALYEWMLSKKKGK; encoded by the coding sequence ATGAATTTGAAAATAAACCATTTGCTTTTTTTACTCCTGCCATTTTCATTACAGACGAATGCACAGGAAATAAAAGCAGAACTGAATAAAGAAATTAAAAGACAGGAAAAAATGTCTTATATTCTGGACTATCCTAAGAATACAAAAGGCAACGTACCTTTGATTGTATTTCTTCATGGTTCAGGAGAACGCGGAACCAATCTGGATATGGTAAAAGCACACAGCCCCTTTACCTATAAAAACCTGATCAAAGAACCCGTAGCTATTCTGGCACCTCAGTGCCCGGAAGGAATGTGGTGGGATACTGTTACCGTTTACAACCTCATTCAGGAAATTCAGAAAAAATATAAAATTGATGCTTCCCGTATTTATCTTACAGGACTTTCTATGGGAGGATGGGGAACATTGAAGCTGGCCATGGAGCATCCGGAAATGTTTGCCGCTGTCGCCTCAGTTTGTGCTCCGACAGATCAGATAATGACAGCCAATATTCAGCAGTTTAAAGATTTGAATATGAAAATATTTCATGGCGGAATGGATGATATTGTACTGCCTGCCAATGCTTTCAATTTTTATCAGAAGCTGCACCCGGTAAATCCAACCGCAGAACTGGTGATTTTTCCAAATGATAATCATAATTCTTGGGATTCCACTTATTCAAATCCTGCATTATATGAATGGATGCTATCTAAAAAGAAAGGGAAATAA
- the bglX gene encoding beta-glucosidase BglX, whose translation MKKLIVIATLALAPVFSAQEMVDKPVQSYQTAQYQAKKKAFVDNLLSKMTLDEKIGQLNLPSSGDFTTGLAKSSDIGKKVEQGLVGGLFNIKGADKIRAVQKVAVENSRLKIPLIFGMDVIHGYETTFPIPLGLAASWDMNLVQQSARVAAKEASSDGINWTFSPMVDISREPRWGRVSEGSGEDPYLGSEIAKNMVYGYQGKDLSVGNTILACVKHFALYGAGEAGRDYNTVDMSHVRMFNEYFPPYKAAVDAGVASVMASFNEVDGVPATGNRWLQTEVLRNKWNFKGFVVTDYTGINEMVDHGMGDLQQVSALALKAGVDMDMVGEGFLTTLKKSLSEGKVTQAEIDLAARRILEAKYDLGLFTDPYKYGDAKLAAKEVFSMENRNIARSAAAQSMVLMKNDNQVLPLKKSGTVAVIGPLVNNSLNMAGTWSVAAKHDKAVNLMQGLQANYGKEVKFLSAKGANIDYDAKLEDIYAAHGKKTDRDSRSKEALLKEAVDVANKADVIVLAIGESAEMSGESSSRTEITIPQSQVDLLNELKKTGKPIAVVLFTGRPLALTNVKDTPDAILNAWFAGSEAGNAIADVLFGKVNPSGKLPMTFPRSLGQVPIYYNAKNTGRPLSQELTDKCEYQRFRSNYMDECNTPLYPFGFGLSYTKFGYSDVTVSNANPKGNQTVQASVTVTNTGNYDGAEVVQLYIRDMVGSITRPVKELKGFQKIFLKKGESKKVIFDITPETLKFYNGDLKYDWESGEFDVMIGTSSSEVKHSKINWTK comes from the coding sequence ATGAAAAAGTTAATTGTAATTGCCACTTTAGCATTGGCTCCCGTATTTTCTGCACAGGAAATGGTAGATAAGCCGGTTCAGTCTTACCAGACTGCACAGTATCAGGCCAAAAAGAAAGCTTTTGTAGACAATCTTTTGTCTAAAATGACACTGGATGAAAAGATAGGTCAGCTGAATTTACCAAGCTCCGGAGACTTTACCACAGGTCTGGCTAAAAGTTCAGATATCGGGAAAAAAGTGGAGCAAGGTCTCGTAGGCGGACTATTCAATATAAAAGGAGCTGACAAAATCAGAGCCGTTCAAAAAGTAGCCGTAGAAAACAGCCGTCTGAAAATTCCTTTGATCTTCGGGATGGATGTCATCCATGGTTATGAAACTACATTCCCGATACCATTAGGGTTAGCCGCTTCATGGGATATGAACCTTGTTCAGCAGTCAGCAAGAGTAGCTGCCAAAGAAGCATCTTCTGACGGGATTAACTGGACGTTCTCGCCGATGGTAGATATTTCCCGCGAACCAAGATGGGGAAGGGTTTCCGAAGGTTCCGGTGAAGACCCGTACCTGGGAAGTGAAATCGCAAAAAATATGGTGTATGGATACCAGGGGAAAGATTTATCTGTTGGAAACACCATTTTAGCTTGTGTAAAGCATTTTGCGCTATATGGAGCAGGTGAAGCCGGAAGAGATTACAATACGGTTGATATGAGCCACGTGAGAATGTTCAATGAATATTTTCCACCTTACAAAGCAGCTGTGGATGCTGGTGTAGCTTCTGTAATGGCTTCGTTCAACGAAGTGGACGGGGTACCCGCAACAGGAAACAGATGGCTTCAAACAGAAGTTCTAAGAAATAAATGGAACTTTAAAGGGTTTGTAGTAACCGATTATACAGGAATCAATGAAATGGTTGACCATGGCATGGGAGATCTTCAGCAGGTTTCCGCATTGGCCCTGAAAGCTGGTGTGGATATGGACATGGTAGGAGAAGGCTTTTTAACCACATTAAAAAAATCTTTATCCGAAGGAAAGGTAACACAGGCTGAAATTGATCTGGCTGCCAGAAGAATCCTTGAAGCAAAATATGACTTAGGACTGTTTACAGACCCATACAAATATGGGGATGCAAAACTGGCGGCAAAAGAAGTTTTCAGCATGGAAAACAGAAATATTGCTAGAAGTGCTGCTGCCCAGTCGATGGTTTTAATGAAAAATGACAATCAGGTGCTTCCTTTGAAGAAATCAGGAACTGTCGCAGTAATAGGGCCACTGGTGAATAATTCATTAAATATGGCCGGAACCTGGAGTGTTGCAGCAAAGCATGACAAAGCCGTAAACCTGATGCAGGGGCTTCAGGCTAACTATGGTAAAGAAGTAAAATTCCTTTCTGCTAAAGGGGCCAATATTGATTATGATGCTAAATTAGAAGATATTTATGCAGCTCACGGGAAGAAAACCGACAGAGACAGCCGTTCAAAAGAAGCACTGTTAAAAGAAGCGGTAGATGTTGCCAACAAAGCAGATGTAATTGTTCTGGCCATCGGAGAATCAGCAGAGATGAGCGGGGAATCCTCTTCCAGAACAGAGATTACCATTCCTCAGTCTCAGGTTGATCTTTTAAATGAACTAAAGAAAACCGGAAAACCAATCGCTGTGGTTCTTTTCACAGGACGCCCATTAGCTCTAACCAACGTAAAAGATACTCCGGACGCCATACTGAATGCATGGTTTGCAGGTTCTGAAGCAGGAAATGCTATTGCAGATGTTCTTTTCGGAAAAGTAAATCCATCAGGAAAACTTCCGATGACCTTCCCAAGAAGCCTTGGACAGGTTCCTATTTATTATAATGCTAAAAATACTGGCCGTCCGCTAAGCCAGGAATTAACAGATAAATGTGAATACCAGAGATTCCGTTCCAATTATATGGATGAGTGTAATACACCATTGTATCCGTTTGGATTTGGTTTAAGCTATACAAAATTCGGATATTCTGATGTTACAGTGTCTAACGCTAACCCGAAAGGAAATCAGACGGTTCAGGCATCTGTTACGGTAACGAATACTGGTAATTATGACGGAGCAGAAGTGGTTCAGCTGTATATCAGAGATATGGTGGGAAGCATTACAAGACCGGTAAAAGAACTGAAAGGTTTCCAGAAAATATTTCTGAAAAAAGGAGAATCTAAAAAAGTTATTTTTGATATCACTCCTGAAACACTTAAATTTTACAATGGAGATCTGAAATACGACTGGGAATCAGGAGAATTTGATGTAATGATCGGTACAAGCTCTTCAGAAGTGAAACATTCAAAGATTAATTGGACTAAGTAA
- a CDS encoding glucoamylase family protein yields MKRNLLSIAVTSLFFVYSCKNAPVARQEAGKTEAVKSNITDEQLMDRVQKDALKYFWDYAEPNSMLGRERYHEDNIYPDNDKHVVTTGGSGFGLATILVGVERGFVPRKEAVKRLTHIMDFLAKADRHKGAWSHWINGETGKTVPFGKKDNGGDLVETAFLTSGILMVREYFKNGTPEEKALAAKCDELWKGIQWNWYTKGGQKVLYWHWSPEYQWEMNFPLEGYNECLITYILAASSPTYSIDAETYYKGWTRNGTYLTDKTKYGLPLYVKHNYAEEYGGPLFWAQYSYIGLDPTGLSDKLVKNYFDINKNQTLIDYKYCVENPKQWKGYGPHYWGLTAGYTRNEDGSTGYTAHMPSNDNGVITPTAALSSFPYTPKESMAFLRFLYTQKPEFIGSAGPYDATSINYNNWFTPRYLAIDQGTIAPMIENYRSGFLWKLFMNAPEIQQGLKKLDFHSKKYGW; encoded by the coding sequence ATGAAAAGGAACCTATTATCAATTGCTGTCACCTCTCTATTCTTTGTATATTCCTGTAAAAATGCTCCTGTAGCCCGACAGGAAGCTGGAAAAACAGAAGCCGTAAAAAGCAATATTACAGATGAGCAGCTGATGGACAGAGTACAGAAAGATGCCCTTAAGTATTTCTGGGATTATGCTGAACCCAATTCAATGCTGGGAAGAGAGCGCTATCATGAAGACAATATCTATCCTGATAATGATAAGCATGTTGTTACTACAGGTGGCTCAGGATTTGGGCTGGCCACTATTCTGGTAGGAGTAGAAAGAGGATTTGTTCCAAGGAAAGAAGCGGTAAAAAGGCTTACTCATATCATGGATTTTCTTGCAAAAGCAGACCGTCACAAAGGAGCGTGGTCACACTGGATCAATGGAGAAACCGGAAAAACAGTTCCTTTTGGTAAAAAAGATAATGGTGGAGACCTTGTAGAAACCGCATTCCTTACTTCAGGAATACTGATGGTCCGTGAATACTTTAAAAACGGAACTCCGGAAGAAAAAGCCCTCGCAGCAAAATGTGACGAGCTTTGGAAAGGAATTCAGTGGAACTGGTACACTAAAGGAGGGCAAAAAGTCCTTTACTGGCACTGGTCACCGGAATACCAATGGGAAATGAACTTCCCTCTGGAAGGATACAACGAATGCCTGATCACCTATATTCTAGCCGCATCTTCCCCTACTTATTCCATTGATGCCGAAACCTATTACAAAGGCTGGACGAGAAACGGAACCTACCTTACAGACAAAACAAAATACGGGTTACCCCTGTATGTAAAACACAATTATGCCGAAGAATACGGCGGACCGCTTTTCTGGGCCCAGTATTCATATATCGGGCTTGATCCTACAGGATTATCTGATAAACTGGTGAAAAACTATTTTGATATTAATAAAAATCAAACCCTTATTGATTATAAATACTGTGTTGAAAATCCAAAACAATGGAAAGGATACGGTCCCCACTATTGGGGGCTTACAGCCGGATATACCAGAAATGAGGACGGAAGCACAGGATACACCGCTCATATGCCAAGCAATGATAACGGAGTCATAACGCCTACAGCAGCATTAAGCAGCTTCCCGTATACACCAAAAGAATCAATGGCTTTTCTTAGATTCCTGTATACCCAAAAACCGGAATTTATTGGATCAGCTGGACCTTATGATGCCACTTCTATTAATTATAACAATTGGTTTACTCCTAGATATCTCGCTATTGATCAGGGAACGATAGCTCCGATGATTGAGAATTACAGGTCAGGATTCCTTTGGAAACTGTTTATGAATGCGCCGGAAATTCAGCAGGGCTTGAAGAAGTTGGATTTTCATTCCAAAAAGTATGGATGGTAG
- a CDS encoding T9SS type A sorting domain-containing protein, with protein MKKFYLSAFTLCTVFIISAQEVVWQKDIKSSTQNFLSQVTTTIDQQYLITGSSIQSGSGKLEAGSKQNNGYDFHLVKLNQQGEEVWEKYFSGNNHDYLSATVTTQDGGFLISGTSYSGKGLDKKEDSKGGSDIWLIRINEFGDQLWQKTIGTSADEEARSVIQTTDQGFIVAGNVQNSSKGYGSKDILIVRLDKDGKELSQLIFGSKSLDQVENMIPTRDGGALLGIYSRSGIGGTKKTENYGEGDYWIVKLSKDGKIEWEKNFGGKGDDHIRTMVLTSTGYVIGGESRSEISGNKTVGLEEGTDLWLIALNERGDEQWQKSYNFKNRDVLMGMSVVGGRLEDGSEKSKGILLGGYTQAEGRVQSDDETFWMLYLDQNGNEKWRKHVKGESRQKEERLSDLKLNRDGSIVLAGTSAEELGKENWKIVKLGDKQVDQLIEKYDIKIYPNPVSDYAYIEIGFDSSTGSEQGFKDADILLYDMSGRQLQSIKTKNKVTKINTQALVQGAYLVTIKTDTNKTANAKLIKK; from the coding sequence ATGAAAAAGTTCTATCTCAGTGCATTCACTTTATGTACTGTCTTCATTATATCTGCCCAGGAAGTAGTGTGGCAGAAAGATATCAAATCCTCTACCCAGAATTTTCTAAGCCAGGTTACTACAACCATTGATCAGCAATATTTAATTACAGGAAGCTCTATACAGTCAGGAAGTGGGAAGCTGGAGGCTGGAAGTAAGCAGAATAACGGTTACGATTTCCACCTTGTAAAACTTAACCAACAGGGGGAAGAAGTCTGGGAAAAGTACTTCTCTGGAAATAATCACGATTATCTGTCTGCAACGGTCACTACTCAAGACGGAGGATTCCTTATTTCTGGAACATCATATTCAGGCAAGGGACTGGATAAAAAAGAGGATTCTAAAGGAGGATCAGACATTTGGCTTATAAGAATCAATGAATTTGGAGATCAATTATGGCAAAAAACCATAGGAACTTCAGCAGATGAAGAGGCAAGATCAGTTATTCAAACAACTGATCAGGGGTTTATAGTAGCAGGCAATGTCCAAAACTCTTCTAAGGGCTACGGTTCCAAAGATATCCTTATCGTGAGATTAGACAAAGACGGAAAAGAATTATCTCAATTAATTTTTGGATCAAAAAGTTTAGACCAGGTCGAGAATATGATTCCAACCCGTGATGGCGGAGCCTTACTTGGAATTTATTCCAGAAGCGGTATCGGTGGTACCAAGAAAACAGAAAACTACGGTGAAGGAGACTACTGGATTGTCAAGCTTTCAAAAGACGGAAAAATTGAATGGGAAAAGAACTTCGGCGGTAAAGGTGATGATCATATAAGAACAATGGTTTTAACTTCAACTGGATACGTTATAGGTGGAGAATCTAGATCAGAAATATCAGGCAATAAAACGGTTGGATTGGAAGAAGGAACAGATCTCTGGCTGATTGCTTTAAACGAAAGAGGCGATGAACAGTGGCAGAAATCCTACAACTTCAAAAACAGAGATGTTCTAATGGGAATGAGTGTTGTAGGCGGGAGGCTGGAAGATGGAAGCGAGAAGTCTAAAGGCATTCTGCTGGGAGGTTATACTCAGGCTGAAGGAAGAGTACAATCCGATGATGAAACTTTCTGGATGCTATATTTAGACCAAAACGGAAATGAAAAGTGGAGAAAGCACGTAAAAGGAGAATCCAGACAGAAAGAGGAAAGGCTTTCCGATTTAAAATTGAATAGAGATGGTTCAATCGTCTTAGCCGGAACCAGCGCAGAAGAATTGGGTAAAGAAAACTGGAAGATTGTAAAGCTGGGCGACAAGCAGGTTGATCAGCTGATTGAAAAATATGATATCAAAATCTATCCAAACCCTGTATCAGATTATGCTTACATAGAAATTGGTTTTGATTCTTCGACAGGCTCAGAACAGGGCTTCAAAGATGCTGATATTCTGTTGTATGATATGTCTGGAAGACAGCTTCAAAGTATTAAAACAAAAAACAAAGTGACCAAGATTAATACTCAGGCTTTAGTTCAGGGAGCTTATCTGGTAACGATAAAAACGGATACTAATAAAACGGCGAATGCTAAATTAATCAAGAAATAA
- a CDS encoding DUF5977 domain-containing protein, whose translation MRKKLILLFSLVTVAVYSQAPSGNLIQNSVNSIAPKSPDAAALFRYTETPVSLYTGVPNIDIPIYTIKEGDIEIPISISYHAGGIKVTDEASSVGLGWSLNAGGRVSHIMAGVNDFSLYGYYNIYPKTVYPQYGGITGCPQLPWNTATYNGAFYTDWFMKIDNSAQSTSTIYEGSDFQPDLFLINLPQKNYKAYLDMAKTTKPNGAIKFLISGQENINFKLIGAANSGGSYTFQVTDERGLNYYFDKGEITTRETGWNTISGLSRILSKIEDTKGHAVNFYNSNSVQNARLSGCKNTRTDFLYLPGPNQNLGYDKQNGLTDCSKQLADESYLEKIEFTNGKVEFIWTTRDDIYNSKKLSSIKIYNNYKLIKQYDFSYDYFVATDNLNTSQLATWLGASSNNIFTHRLKLLGVTESVRNEKYSFEYNSTYNLPNKLSYSSDFWGYYNGQNNSDTFIPDPEKYIKGETVYNVTSFNKDDSNYWYNESFASSTFNPNNGGSQIYYSFSPDGKHYLSDRRTSLYSLAGMLTAINYPTGGKTEYEYEPNTFSNFPMQSLINDNTNKETGGNYSINNINGNIIHTNNPVEFNIIGNNIKVSIFSHFGFNYLSSVSDDVQKSFWTYIKNKSTGAIVKKIYNPNIGSYQTTFVSDNIILQSGTYEVGMSYNNDFTVANTQVSGGGNAIDNTFKVKYVNEKSIINGVEYNYSSGAGVRIKSIKTTERVGIIPIIKNYIYDEISDAGTKITSYGKLAEFPKFFEIENRCFYRDATTNFASVYSNPGCYMNLEPAKTPFKMSVYEGVPNQGTSTLPQGKYVGYSKVIEQTIGKGKKENYFKSDYNQSCLLMGAKGESLLIGDGDLLKQRSYDNNNNLINEVLYNYRQNKEDGLNTYVLQGTITEPVSNFAGVGQSSYPGQGIVYNSYGGILFNYSINLWKSLLESTTTKEYFPAGSDTFVETKTLTTYNDRYQPSIQKITNPDKSIKETTYKYAVEKGNQLMVNKNMVDIPLETIVTKTDNGVTKTLSKIETVYPTSIPDAQAGNFVLPKSVMSYDLASNTSLTEMKVDKYDQKGNIIQYTTKEGSPVSIIWGYNFSLPIAKIEGAQYDNIGMYINDIISTSNYDAQDPSKEQDLLTAGDNLRKNINLVSYSITTYTYDPLIGVTSITPPSGLREYYKYDTTNRLEKIVDVNNKIIKEFKYRYGTTSYIIYSNTVQSKTFTRTNCTGNSVGSSYIYTVPAGSYSSDVSQLAADQKALDDINMNGQNIANQNGTCISAVSCPFTFSSITANSQYKYNNTTTINNNVSFNVSFSAYGIWQNWANGVNIGTIEGDCKPTINKEITYSEPNFNRQWKIFIDTAGALTLRLISGTVDSSSTNPIILQFQYQK comes from the coding sequence ATGAGAAAAAAATTAATACTGTTATTCAGTTTGGTTACGGTGGCAGTTTATAGTCAGGCACCTTCTGGTAACTTAATTCAAAATTCTGTAAATAGTATTGCTCCAAAATCTCCTGATGCAGCAGCACTATTTAGGTACACAGAAACACCGGTCTCACTTTATACAGGAGTACCCAATATTGATATCCCAATTTATACAATTAAGGAAGGGGATATAGAAATTCCTATATCAATATCATATCATGCAGGAGGAATTAAAGTGACAGATGAAGCTTCTTCGGTAGGATTAGGATGGTCCCTTAATGCAGGGGGAAGAGTTTCCCACATTATGGCGGGAGTTAATGATTTTAGTCTATATGGATACTATAATATTTATCCCAAAACAGTATATCCTCAATATGGAGGTATAACAGGATGCCCACAGCTTCCCTGGAATACAGCTACTTATAATGGAGCTTTTTATACGGACTGGTTCATGAAAATAGATAATTCCGCACAATCAACGTCAACAATATATGAGGGGTCTGATTTTCAGCCGGATCTTTTCTTAATTAACCTTCCTCAAAAAAATTATAAGGCTTACCTTGATATGGCAAAGACAACAAAGCCCAATGGAGCTATTAAGTTTTTAATATCTGGACAAGAGAACATCAATTTTAAGTTGATTGGAGCAGCAAATTCAGGAGGTAGTTATACTTTTCAGGTAACTGATGAAAGAGGGCTAAATTATTATTTCGATAAAGGAGAAATAACAACACGTGAAACGGGTTGGAATACCATTTCAGGACTTTCAAGAATACTTTCCAAAATTGAAGACACAAAAGGACATGCAGTTAATTTCTATAATTCAAATAGCGTCCAAAATGCAAGATTGTCAGGTTGTAAAAATACAAGAACTGATTTTTTGTATTTACCTGGACCTAATCAAAATTTGGGTTATGATAAACAGAATGGACTAACAGATTGTTCTAAACAACTCGCTGATGAAAGTTATTTGGAGAAAATAGAGTTTACTAATGGGAAAGTTGAATTTATCTGGACAACGAGAGATGATATTTATAATTCTAAAAAATTGTCATCAATTAAAATTTATAATAATTACAAGCTTATCAAACAATATGATTTCAGTTATGATTATTTTGTGGCGACTGATAATTTAAATACAAGCCAATTAGCAACCTGGCTAGGAGCATCTAGTAATAATATATTTACGCATCGATTAAAATTATTGGGTGTAACAGAATCTGTAAGAAATGAAAAATACTCTTTTGAATATAACTCTACTTATAATTTACCAAACAAATTAAGTTATTCTTCAGACTTTTGGGGGTATTACAATGGGCAAAATAATAGTGACACATTTATACCTGATCCAGAGAAATATATAAAAGGAGAAACGGTATACAACGTTACATCTTTTAATAAAGATGATTCAAACTACTGGTATAATGAATCTTTTGCATCTTCAACGTTTAATCCAAATAATGGAGGATCACAAATTTATTATAGCTTTTCACCAGATGGTAAGCATTATCTTTCAGATAGAAGAACTTCTTTATATTCTTTGGCGGGAATGCTAACTGCTATTAATTATCCTACTGGTGGTAAGACCGAATATGAATATGAGCCCAATACATTTTCTAATTTTCCTATGCAGTCATTAATTAATGACAACACAAACAAAGAGACGGGAGGAAATTATTCCATTAATAATATTAATGGAAATATCATTCATACAAATAATCCTGTAGAATTTAACATCATTGGTAATAATATTAAGGTAAGTATATTTTCCCATTTTGGTTTTAATTATCTTTCTTCTGTAAGTGATGATGTACAGAAATCTTTTTGGACATATATAAAAAACAAATCAACAGGAGCAATCGTAAAGAAAATATATAATCCGAATATAGGTTCTTATCAGACTACTTTTGTCTCTGATAATATCATTTTACAATCTGGTACATATGAAGTTGGAATGTCATATAATAATGATTTTACAGTTGCAAATACACAGGTTTCAGGAGGGGGCAATGCTATTGACAATACATTTAAGGTAAAATATGTTAATGAAAAAAGTATTATTAACGGAGTTGAATATAATTACAGCTCCGGTGCAGGAGTTAGAATTAAAAGTATTAAAACAACTGAAAGGGTAGGAATAATTCCAATTATAAAAAACTATATATATGATGAAATCTCAGATGCTGGTACAAAAATTACCTCTTATGGAAAATTAGCAGAGTTTCCAAAGTTTTTTGAAATAGAAAACAGGTGTTTCTATAGAGATGCGACAACTAACTTTGCATCTGTTTATTCAAATCCAGGATGTTATATGAATCTGGAACCAGCTAAAACTCCTTTCAAAATGTCCGTTTATGAAGGGGTACCAAATCAAGGAACTTCAACATTACCTCAGGGTAAATATGTTGGTTACTCAAAAGTAATAGAGCAAACTATTGGTAAAGGAAAAAAAGAAAATTATTTTAAAAGTGATTACAATCAATCATGTCTGTTAATGGGAGCAAAAGGAGAGTCATTACTTATTGGTGATGGCGACCTTTTAAAACAACGTAGTTATGACAATAATAATAATCTAATAAATGAAGTCCTGTATAATTATAGACAAAACAAAGAAGATGGTTTGAATACTTATGTTTTGCAAGGAACAATTACAGAGCCAGTAAGTAATTTTGCAGGTGTAGGACAATCAAGTTATCCTGGTCAAGGAATTGTCTATAATTCATATGGAGGAATTCTCTTTAATTATTCAATTAATTTGTGGAAATCTTTATTAGAATCCACAACTACAAAAGAATACTTTCCTGCAGGATCAGACACCTTTGTCGAAACAAAAACCTTAACTACATATAATGATAGATATCAGCCGAGTATTCAGAAAATTACTAATCCTGATAAATCAATAAAAGAAACCACTTATAAGTATGCTGTAGAAAAGGGAAATCAATTGATGGTGAATAAAAATATGGTTGACATTCCATTGGAAACTATTGTGACCAAAACTGACAATGGAGTAACCAAAACTTTATCAAAAATAGAAACTGTTTATCCTACTTCAATACCAGATGCTCAAGCTGGTAATTTTGTGCTGCCAAAATCTGTAATGTCTTATGATTTAGCAAGCAATACATCTTTGACGGAGATGAAAGTGGATAAATATGATCAAAAAGGAAATATTATTCAGTATACAACAAAAGAAGGATCTCCGGTGTCTATTATTTGGGGATATAATTTTAGCCTGCCAATAGCAAAAATTGAGGGTGCACAGTATGATAATATTGGAATGTATATTAATGATATCATTTCGACATCCAATTATGATGCACAAGATCCATCTAAAGAACAAGATTTATTAACAGCTGGAGATAATTTAAGGAAAAATATCAATTTGGTTTCTTATTCCATCACTACTTATACCTATGATCCACTGATTGGAGTGACAAGCATTACACCACCATCAGGACTTAGAGAATACTACAAGTATGATACAACCAATAGATTAGAGAAAATTGTAGATGTCAATAATAAAATAATTAAAGAATTTAAATACAGATATGGAACTACAAGTTACATAATTTACTCCAATACGGTACAAAGTAAGACATTTACAAGAACAAACTGTACAGGAAATTCTGTCGGTAGTTCTTATATATATACAGTCCCAGCGGGATCATATTCTTCCGATGTAAGTCAGTTAGCGGCAGATCAGAAAGCTTTAGATGATATTAATATGAATGGTCAAAATATAGCCAACCAAAATGGAACTTGTATATCAGCAGTATCTTGTCCGTTTACATTTTCATCCATTACAGCAAATTCTCAGTATAAATACAATAATACTACAACGATAAATAACAATGTTAGTTTTAATGTTTCTTTTTCTGCGTATGGAATATGGCAGAACTGGGCAAATGGTGTTAATATAGGAACAATTGAAGGGGATTGCAAACCTACAATTAATAAAGAAATTACTTATTCTGAGCCAAACTTTAACCGTCAGTGGAAAATTTTTATAGATACTGCAGGTGCTCTTACTTTAAGATTAATTTCCGGAACTGTGGATAGTTCATCAACGAATCCGATTATTTTACAATTCCAATATCAGAAATAA